In one window of Microbacterium sp. PM5 DNA:
- a CDS encoding ABC transporter permease yields the protein MISDISTVDPTLVGTTATRAERGRMRVPWRFIGGRVLFYAFTAWAAITINFFIPRMMRGDAVTAYMAQARGQLQPEAEKALRLMFGLDSSTTLWVQYVNYWGMLLRGDLGISISSGMAPVGDVIGSALPWTLGLVGTATILSFVVGTVLGAVIGWRRGGRLDVLVPITTFLGTVPYFWLGLIFIAVFSTLLGWFPAGHAYELGVEPGWNAEFIGQVVSHAALPALTIVIASLGGWVLGMRNMMLTVLDEDYITVAQAKGLPDRRVLWRYAARNAVLPQIQSFALALGFIVGGTLVMEMVFSYPGIGLLLLNATNAKDYALMQGIFLVLVLAVLIANILADVAYAILDPRVRETEA from the coding sequence ATGATCAGCGACATCTCGACCGTCGATCCCACGCTCGTGGGCACGACCGCGACCCGTGCCGAACGGGGACGCATGCGGGTTCCGTGGCGTTTCATCGGCGGCAGAGTGCTGTTCTACGCGTTCACGGCGTGGGCGGCCATCACGATCAACTTCTTCATCCCGCGCATGATGCGCGGCGATGCGGTCACCGCGTACATGGCGCAGGCCCGTGGACAGTTGCAGCCCGAGGCCGAGAAGGCGCTGCGGTTGATGTTCGGCCTCGACTCGTCCACGACGCTGTGGGTTCAGTACGTCAACTACTGGGGGATGCTGCTGCGGGGCGACCTGGGAATCTCCATCTCCAGCGGCATGGCTCCCGTCGGCGACGTGATCGGCTCGGCACTGCCCTGGACGCTGGGCCTGGTCGGCACGGCGACCATCCTCTCCTTCGTCGTGGGAACCGTGCTCGGCGCGGTCATCGGATGGCGACGAGGAGGACGGCTCGACGTGCTCGTGCCGATCACGACGTTCCTCGGAACGGTGCCGTACTTCTGGCTGGGCCTCATCTTCATCGCTGTGTTCTCGACGCTTCTCGGGTGGTTCCCCGCCGGGCACGCCTACGAGTTGGGCGTGGAGCCGGGCTGGAATGCGGAGTTCATCGGCCAGGTGGTCTCGCATGCTGCTCTTCCGGCGTTGACGATCGTCATCGCCTCTCTGGGCGGTTGGGTGCTCGGTATGCGCAACATGATGCTGACGGTGCTCGACGAGGACTACATCACCGTCGCCCAGGCGAAGGGCCTGCCCGACCGCCGCGTGCTCTGGCGCTACGCGGCACGCAACGCGGTACTCCCCCAGATCCAGAGCTTCGCGTTGGCGCTCGGCTTCATCGTCGGCGGCACGCTGGTGATGGAGATGGTCTTCTCCTATCCGGGTATCGGCTTGCTGCTGCTCAACGCCACCAACGCGAAGGACTACGCCCTCATGCAGGGGATCTTCCTGGTGCTGGTTCTCGCGGTGCTGATCGCGAACATCCTGGCGGACGTCGCGTACGCCATCCTCGACCCCCGCGTCCGAGAGACGGAGGCCTGA
- a CDS encoding ATP-binding cassette domain-containing protein has translation MTTLDVAGVTKIYNVRGAGHITALDDVSFRLSAGQTIGLVGQSGSGKSTIAKILTQLEVPTRGEVLLDGRPIPRRGAGLRAYRQKLRMVFQDPFASLNPSHTIRHHIERPLRLDRVVARGETDAEVRRLLERVRLDPDVVMERRPHELSGGQRQRVAIARALASRPALLIADEPVSMLDVSIRLGVLNLLADLQREEGLGVLYITHDLATARHFSDEIMVLNQGRVVERGTADDVILRPRDPYTQELRAASPDPEKFFRRRAAAAAGGER, from the coding sequence ATGACGACGCTCGACGTCGCCGGTGTCACGAAGATCTACAACGTGCGCGGCGCGGGACACATCACCGCGCTCGACGATGTCAGCTTTCGCCTGAGCGCCGGCCAGACGATCGGACTCGTCGGTCAGTCCGGCAGCGGCAAGTCCACCATCGCGAAGATCCTCACCCAGCTCGAAGTGCCCACGCGCGGCGAGGTGCTGCTGGACGGGCGTCCCATCCCCCGCCGCGGCGCGGGCCTGCGCGCCTATCGGCAGAAGCTGCGGATGGTCTTCCAAGACCCCTTCGCCTCCCTGAACCCGTCGCACACGATCCGTCACCACATCGAGCGCCCGTTGCGGCTTGACCGCGTGGTGGCGCGCGGCGAGACGGATGCCGAGGTGCGCCGCCTGCTGGAGCGTGTGCGCCTCGACCCCGACGTCGTCATGGAGCGGCGTCCCCACGAGTTGTCCGGCGGCCAGCGTCAGCGCGTCGCCATCGCGCGCGCCCTGGCCTCGCGTCCGGCCCTGCTCATCGCCGATGAGCCGGTGTCGATGCTCGACGTGTCGATTCGTCTCGGTGTGCTGAACCTCCTCGCCGATCTCCAGCGCGAGGAGGGTCTGGGGGTGCTGTACATCACGCACGACCTGGCGACGGCGCGCCACTTCAGCGACGAGATCATGGTGCTCAATCAGGGCCGCGTCGTCGAGCGGGGAACCGCGGACGACGTCATCCTCCGGCCGCGCGATCCCTACACGCAGGAGTTGCGTGCGGCATCTCCCGATCCGGAGAAGTTCTTCCGCAGACGAGCGGCTGCGGCCGCCGGAGGTGAACGATGA
- a CDS encoding ABC transporter ATP-binding protein has product MTDTLLTIDDFSVVYDVDPAVTAVANVSLEIRRGEIVGLAGESGSGKTTLAYGIQRLLKPPAVITSGRVVFHDESGIDIDVNTLDAEQMRRFRWDKISMVFQGAMNALNPVSTIGAQLDDVFVVHRPSMSRAERRAAVIDLLETVKVGAQRLRSYPHELSGGMRQRVMIAMALALRPQLMVMDEPTTALDVLVQREILRQISQLRHEFGFSVIFITHDLPLLLEISDRIAIMREGEIVELATAEQIWSDPHHDYTRTLLRSFPRLTGDKGVVAR; this is encoded by the coding sequence ATGACAGACACCCTTCTGACCATCGACGACTTCTCGGTCGTCTACGACGTGGACCCGGCCGTCACCGCCGTCGCGAACGTGAGTCTCGAGATCCGCCGCGGCGAGATCGTGGGCCTGGCCGGCGAGAGCGGTAGCGGCAAGACGACCCTTGCCTACGGCATCCAGCGACTGCTGAAGCCGCCCGCCGTCATCACGAGCGGCCGTGTCGTCTTCCACGACGAGTCCGGAATCGACATCGACGTCAACACGCTCGACGCCGAGCAGATGCGTCGCTTCCGGTGGGACAAGATCTCGATGGTCTTCCAGGGCGCGATGAACGCGCTGAACCCGGTCAGCACTATCGGTGCGCAGCTCGACGACGTCTTCGTGGTGCACCGGCCGTCGATGAGTCGGGCCGAGCGGCGTGCCGCGGTGATCGACCTCCTCGAGACGGTCAAGGTCGGCGCCCAGCGACTGCGGTCGTACCCGCACGAGCTGTCCGGAGGCATGCGACAGCGCGTCATGATCGCCATGGCCCTCGCACTGCGCCCCCAGCTGATGGTCATGGATGAGCCCACGACGGCTCTCGACGTTCTCGTGCAGCGTGAGATCCTTCGGCAGATCTCCCAGCTGCGCCACGAGTTCGGCTTCTCCGTGATCTTCATCACCCACGACCTCCCGCTCCTGCTGGAGATCAGCGACCGGATCGCGATCATGCGGGAAGGCGAGATCGTCGAGCTCGCCACGGCAGAGCAGATCTGGTCCGATCCGCACCACGACTACACACGCACGCTGCTGCGCTCCTTCCCGCGCCTCACCGGAGACAAGGGGGTGGTGGCACGATGA
- a CDS encoding ABC transporter substrate-binding protein encodes MRFKKHVIAGATAVLLGALVLSGCAGGTSGGSSASTGSLTIAKPDGAAVLATQINNPFITTGSGMSLGYDRMIYEPLALVNPVGKNETTPWLADKVEWNADYTQLTVHPRAGVKWSDGQDFTADDIIFTFTMIKNTPALDLAGLKLSSIAKDGDNVVLSFSESKFVKQGDVLQTAIVPEHQWKGIADPSKDAVKDAIGTGPYTVKSFSSQGVVLSARTDYWGGTVPVAELKYLEYNDNTGLLRALQTKEVDWAQIFITDYQTNYVDKDPQHNVFWGANVLSPDMIVVNTTKAPFNDVAFRKAVNMVIDRKAHAEKARSNAGPELTNVTGIPQPTGDQYIAPEYKDQNFTIDVDGAKKVLTDAGYTWKDGALMDPSGAPVSFTLQDPQGWNDYVTGIQLVATQVKNTLGADAKVATPDANTWFGNLSSGNFDAALHWSGSGSNPWHIYDDVMNGAYLQQASGGQVSDNFGRYDNPTATALLQKYASASDDATRTDTLNQIQKIFVEDVPAIPIGTHPTLGEYNTRSFVGWPSEDDQYATADPTAPSAVQVVMKLTPAK; translated from the coding sequence ATGAGGTTCAAAAAGCATGTGATCGCGGGCGCCACCGCTGTCCTCCTCGGAGCTCTCGTGCTCAGCGGCTGCGCGGGCGGGACGTCCGGCGGCAGCAGCGCGAGCACCGGTTCGCTCACGATCGCCAAGCCCGACGGCGCCGCCGTGCTGGCCACCCAGATCAACAACCCGTTCATCACCACGGGCTCCGGCATGTCGCTCGGCTACGACCGCATGATCTACGAGCCCCTCGCCTTGGTGAACCCCGTCGGCAAGAACGAGACCACACCCTGGCTCGCCGACAAGGTGGAATGGAACGCCGACTACACCCAGCTGACCGTGCACCCCCGCGCGGGCGTGAAGTGGAGCGACGGCCAGGACTTCACCGCCGACGACATCATCTTCACCTTCACGATGATCAAGAACACACCGGCTCTCGACCTCGCCGGACTCAAGCTGTCGAGCATCGCGAAGGACGGCGATAACGTCGTGCTCTCCTTCAGCGAGTCGAAGTTCGTCAAGCAGGGTGACGTCCTGCAGACCGCGATCGTTCCCGAGCACCAGTGGAAGGGCATCGCGGACCCGTCGAAGGACGCCGTCAAAGACGCGATCGGCACCGGCCCCTACACGGTCAAGAGCTTCTCGTCGCAGGGTGTCGTCCTCTCCGCCCGCACGGACTACTGGGGCGGGACCGTCCCCGTGGCCGAACTGAAGTACCTGGAGTACAACGACAACACCGGTCTGCTGCGTGCGCTGCAGACCAAGGAGGTCGACTGGGCGCAGATCTTCATCACCGACTACCAGACGAACTACGTCGACAAGGACCCGCAGCACAACGTGTTCTGGGGCGCCAACGTGCTGAGCCCCGACATGATCGTCGTCAACACGACGAAGGCCCCGTTCAACGACGTCGCCTTCCGCAAGGCCGTCAACATGGTCATCGACCGCAAGGCCCACGCCGAGAAAGCACGCAGCAATGCGGGCCCCGAACTGACGAACGTCACCGGCATCCCGCAGCCCACCGGCGACCAGTACATCGCCCCCGAGTACAAGGACCAGAACTTCACGATCGACGTCGACGGCGCGAAGAAGGTGCTGACGGACGCCGGCTACACGTGGAAGGACGGCGCCCTGATGGACCCGTCGGGCGCGCCCGTGTCCTTCACGCTGCAAGACCCGCAGGGATGGAACGACTACGTCACCGGCATCCAGCTCGTGGCGACGCAGGTCAAGAACACGCTCGGCGCGGACGCGAAAGTCGCCACCCCCGATGCCAACACCTGGTTCGGCAACCTCTCCTCGGGCAACTTCGACGCGGCACTGCACTGGAGCGGATCGGGCTCCAACCCGTGGCACATCTACGACGACGTCATGAACGGCGCGTACCTGCAGCAGGCCTCGGGCGGTCAGGTCTCGGACAACTTCGGGCGCTACGACAACCCGACGGCGACGGCGCTCCTGCAGAAGTACGCGAGCGCCTCGGATGACGCGACCCGAACCGACACGTTGAACCAGATCCAGAAGATCTTCGTCGAGGACGTGCCTGCCATCCCGATCGGAACCCACCCGACCCTCGGCGAGTACAACACGCGCAGCTTCGTCGGATGGCCGAGCGAAGACGACCAGTACGCGACGGCGGACCCGACGGCGCCGTCCGCCGTGCAGGTCGTGATGAAGCTCACACCGGCCAAGTAG
- a CDS encoding TetR/AcrR family transcriptional regulator has product MPVDKRQTRNRPETLTRRREILDAAVEIFGSKGFASGTLGDIAEQVGMTHAGILHHFGSKDQLLLEVLKHRDASDVAHLDDQHIPDGMPLFRHLVRTAFLNAQRAGIVQAYAVLSAESVTDDHPGREFFERRYRTLRAEVAHAFAVVCAERGVTAPHRIADASAAILAVMDGLQVQWLLEPDALDLGTASEFAIEAIVAAVLDPRPSPLA; this is encoded by the coding sequence ATGCCCGTCGACAAGCGCCAGACGCGCAATCGCCCCGAGACGCTGACGCGACGTCGCGAAATCCTCGACGCCGCGGTGGAGATCTTCGGCAGCAAGGGCTTCGCGAGCGGGACGCTCGGCGACATCGCGGAGCAGGTCGGAATGACCCACGCCGGCATCCTGCACCACTTCGGCTCGAAGGATCAGCTGCTGCTCGAAGTGCTCAAGCATCGCGACGCCTCGGATGTCGCACATCTGGACGATCAGCACATCCCCGATGGGATGCCGCTGTTTCGCCATCTCGTGCGCACGGCGTTCCTGAACGCCCAGCGTGCCGGCATCGTGCAGGCCTACGCCGTGCTCTCCGCGGAATCGGTCACCGACGATCACCCGGGTCGCGAGTTCTTCGAGCGCCGTTACCGCACGCTCCGGGCCGAGGTCGCGCACGCGTTCGCCGTCGTCTGCGCGGAGCGCGGTGTGACCGCCCCGCACCGGATCGCCGACGCCTCCGCCGCCATCCTCGCCGTCATGGACGGACTGCAGGTGCAGTGGCTGCTCGAGCCCGATGCGCTCGATCTCGGGACGGCATCCGAATTCGCGATCGAGGCCATCGTCGCGGCCGTGCTCGATCCGCGGCCCTCACCGCTGGCCTGA
- the serC gene encoding phosphoserine transaminase yields MAHVTLPREILPADGRFGCGPSKIRPEQLAALAGPGAVLMGTSHRQAPIKNLVGQVRMGLSDLLRLPDGYEIILGNGGSTAFWDAAAFGLIERRAQNLVFGEFGGKFAAAAAAPWLDAPDVRKADAGTRTVAEAVEGVDVYAWPHNETSTGVAAPISRVSGDEGALTVIDATSAAGGINFAVSQTDVYYFAPQKNLGSDGGLWFAAVSPAAIERIERVAASGRYIPEFLSLKNALDNSRLNQTLNTPAVATLVLLDKQLEWINGNGGLGWAAARTAQSSQALYQWAESSPVATPFVADPADRSPVVVTIDFDESVDAAAVAASLRANGIVDTEPYRKLGRNQLRIATFVSIEPDDVRQLIKAIDYTIEHMQA; encoded by the coding sequence ATGGCCCACGTCACGCTGCCCCGCGAGATCCTGCCCGCCGACGGTCGCTTCGGTTGCGGCCCGTCCAAGATCCGGCCGGAGCAGCTCGCTGCCCTGGCAGGCCCCGGCGCGGTGCTGATGGGGACCTCGCACCGGCAGGCTCCGATCAAGAACCTCGTCGGCCAGGTTCGCATGGGACTCAGCGACCTGCTGCGTCTTCCCGACGGCTACGAGATCATCCTCGGCAACGGCGGCTCGACGGCGTTCTGGGACGCGGCCGCGTTCGGTCTCATCGAACGTCGAGCGCAGAACCTCGTCTTCGGCGAGTTCGGCGGCAAGTTCGCCGCGGCGGCCGCGGCCCCGTGGCTCGACGCGCCCGACGTGCGCAAGGCGGATGCCGGAACGCGCACGGTCGCCGAGGCGGTCGAGGGCGTCGACGTGTACGCCTGGCCGCACAACGAGACCTCCACCGGCGTCGCGGCACCCATCTCCCGTGTCTCCGGTGACGAGGGTGCCCTCACGGTGATCGATGCGACGAGCGCGGCCGGCGGCATCAACTTCGCCGTCTCGCAGACCGATGTCTACTACTTCGCCCCGCAGAAGAACCTCGGCTCCGACGGCGGACTGTGGTTCGCGGCGGTCTCCCCCGCCGCGATCGAGCGCATCGAGCGCGTCGCGGCATCCGGTCGCTACATCCCCGAGTTCCTCAGCCTGAAGAACGCTCTCGACAACTCGCGACTCAACCAGACGCTGAACACCCCCGCGGTCGCCACCCTCGTCCTTCTGGACAAGCAGCTCGAATGGATCAACGGCAACGGGGGCCTCGGCTGGGCCGCGGCCCGCACGGCGCAGTCCTCGCAGGCTCTCTACCAGTGGGCCGAGAGCTCGCCGGTGGCCACCCCGTTCGTCGCCGATCCCGCCGACCGCTCCCCCGTCGTTGTCACCATCGACTTCGATGAGAGCGTGGATGCCGCGGCCGTCGCCGCCAGCCTGCGCGCCAACGGCATCGTCGACACCGAGCCGTACCGCAAGCTCGGACGCAACCAGCTGCGCATCGCGACGTTCGTCTCGATCGAGCCCGACGATGTCCGCCAGCTCATCAAGGCGATCGACTACACCATCGAGCACATGCAGGCCTGA
- a CDS encoding metal-dependent transcriptional regulator: protein MTDLIDTTEMYLRTILELEEEGIVPLRARISERLGHSGPTVSQTIGRMERDGLVVVSDDRSLELTTPGRQKAVDVMRKHRLAERLLSDVIGLDWAYVHEEACRWEHVMSELVERRLIELLGHPTESPYGNPIPGLDQLGDVPARTFDDGVVGLVRLLNQTGGPVRGTVRRLAEPVQVDPELLEQLRDAGVVPGGVGDFRFSEGYVLVQMADKADGLELPVEVASHIFLVDAVPHA, encoded by the coding sequence ATGACCGATCTGATCGACACCACCGAGATGTACCTGCGTACCATCCTCGAGCTCGAGGAGGAGGGCATCGTCCCCCTGCGCGCGCGCATCTCGGAGCGTCTCGGACATTCCGGTCCGACCGTGTCGCAGACGATCGGGCGGATGGAGCGCGACGGTCTCGTCGTGGTCTCCGACGACCGTTCGCTCGAGCTCACGACGCCCGGGCGGCAGAAGGCCGTCGACGTCATGCGCAAGCATCGCCTGGCGGAGCGTCTGCTCAGCGACGTGATCGGTCTGGACTGGGCGTACGTGCACGAAGAGGCCTGCCGCTGGGAGCACGTGATGAGCGAGCTCGTCGAGCGTCGCCTGATCGAGCTGCTCGGTCATCCCACCGAGTCGCCCTACGGCAACCCGATCCCCGGGCTCGACCAGCTGGGCGACGTTCCGGCCCGCACCTTCGACGACGGCGTGGTGGGCCTGGTGCGCCTGCTCAACCAGACGGGCGGTCCCGTGCGCGGCACCGTCCGGCGCCTTGCCGAGCCGGTGCAGGTCGACCCCGAACTCCTCGAGCAGCTCCGCGACGCCGGCGTCGTGCCGGGAGGCGTCGGCGACTTCCGCTTCAGCGAGGGCTACGTGCTGGTGCAGATGGCTGACAAGGCGGATGGCCTGGAGCTGCCGGTCGAGGTCGCCTCGCACATCTTCCTCGTCGATGCCGTGCCCCACGCCTGA
- a CDS encoding M23 family metallopeptidase — MAEQYDPSQEIPESEATTPTRRSRAQRAAVTRAAGSAPAVREAAVARSATPRRARRKGHPVRSFITVAAVGGLIATVAIAPAFAASSSNSAEAVTLQQVAAENAQALVIASEATPAALARDSYSATTPEEIQTKKNEDAAKAAAAARIAAASTASADASVYSGSLAETIAPAGSVVRPLPFFNHFGEPYPGHKGTDYMVDRYTPIYAIADGVVVESSEDGPGWGVYVKIAHNIGGNTVTSLYAHMSYGTRRVVVGDTVRAGQIIGQVGDTGRAFGTHLHLEIYVNGSWTNAEDFLVANVH; from the coding sequence TTGGCTGAACAGTACGACCCGTCGCAGGAGATTCCCGAGTCCGAAGCGACGACACCCACCCGCCGCAGTCGCGCGCAGCGCGCCGCCGTGACCCGCGCTGCGGGCTCCGCCCCCGCCGTGCGCGAGGCGGCCGTCGCCAGGTCCGCGACGCCGCGACGAGCGCGCCGCAAAGGCCATCCCGTCCGCAGCTTCATCACGGTCGCCGCCGTCGGCGGTCTGATCGCCACGGTCGCGATCGCTCCCGCCTTCGCCGCCTCGAGCTCTAATTCCGCCGAAGCGGTCACGCTCCAGCAGGTCGCCGCGGAGAACGCGCAGGCGCTCGTCATCGCGTCCGAGGCGACGCCGGCCGCGCTGGCACGCGACAGCTACTCGGCGACGACGCCCGAGGAGATCCAGACCAAGAAGAACGAGGATGCCGCGAAGGCTGCCGCGGCGGCCCGCATCGCGGCGGCATCCACCGCCTCGGCCGATGCCTCCGTCTACTCCGGCTCGCTCGCCGAGACCATCGCTCCGGCCGGCTCCGTCGTTCGTCCGCTGCCGTTCTTCAACCACTTCGGTGAGCCGTACCCGGGTCACAAGGGCACGGACTACATGGTCGACCGGTACACCCCGATCTATGCGATCGCCGACGGCGTCGTGGTCGAGTCGAGCGAGGACGGTCCCGGATGGGGCGTCTACGTCAAGATCGCCCACAACATCGGCGGCAACACGGTGACCTCGCTGTACGCCCACATGTCGTACGGCACCCGCCGCGTCGTCGTCGGCGACACCGTGCGCGCCGGACAGATCATCGGTCAGGTCGGTGACACGGGCCGCGCGTTCGGTACCCACCTGCACCTCGAGATCTACGTCAACGGGTCGTGGACCAACGCCGAGGACTTCCTCGTCGCCAACGTCCACTGA
- a CDS encoding HNH endonuclease, translated as MRTLVLNAGYEPLAVVSFKRALVLVMNEKATVIERMDGNPVWGIRGACDRPAVIVLTRYVRVPGARRVPVTRRGVLRRDAHRCAYCGKGATTIDHVLPRSRGGADSWENLVAACLRCNNMKGDRTPQEMGWELRWAPQPPRGPQWTVRGTERSEPAWEPYLSLAA; from the coding sequence ATGCGCACACTGGTGCTGAACGCCGGATACGAACCCCTGGCCGTCGTCTCGTTCAAGAGAGCCCTCGTGCTCGTCATGAACGAGAAGGCGACCGTCATCGAACGCATGGACGGCAATCCCGTCTGGGGCATCCGGGGGGCGTGCGACCGGCCGGCGGTGATCGTCCTCACCCGGTACGTGCGCGTGCCCGGGGCGCGCCGAGTGCCGGTCACCCGCCGCGGGGTTCTCCGCCGCGACGCCCACCGCTGCGCCTACTGCGGCAAGGGCGCCACGACCATCGATCACGTCCTGCCGCGTTCGCGCGGTGGTGCCGACTCGTGGGAGAACCTGGTGGCCGCCTGTCTGCGCTGCAACAACATGAAGGGCGATCGGACCCCGCAGGAGATGGGGTGGGAGCTGCGATGGGCGCCGCAGCCGCCGCGCGGACCGCAGTGGACGGTGCGCGGCACCGAGCGCTCGGAGCCGGCATGGGAGCCCTACCTGTCGCTCGCCGCGTGA
- a CDS encoding pyridoxamine 5'-phosphate oxidase family protein gives MTASYAPGIPPAPVVIDHDSDPVQSDTPLADPLALAREWLPGPGEDRLLMTVSTIGLDGLPDARTTMLSDFDGERFFFHTDADSRKAAELAADPGVALTILWPGFTRQLVVQGTASRSSRAESDEAYRRRSPYLQQLAWQNTPAFAQLPLAERRARWDEFLRAHGGAGDPSFTPPASWAGFAVTPHRLVFWVSNPLAASRRIAYTRDADSWILAALPG, from the coding sequence GTGACGGCTTCCTACGCTCCCGGCATCCCACCCGCGCCCGTGGTGATCGATCACGACAGCGACCCGGTGCAATCCGACACGCCCCTCGCCGACCCCCTCGCCCTCGCCCGCGAATGGCTTCCGGGTCCGGGCGAGGATCGCCTGCTGATGACGGTGTCCACCATCGGCCTCGACGGACTGCCCGACGCACGCACGACGATGCTGAGCGACTTCGACGGGGAACGATTCTTCTTCCACACCGACGCCGACAGCCGCAAGGCCGCCGAACTCGCCGCCGACCCCGGCGTCGCGCTCACGATCCTGTGGCCCGGGTTCACCCGCCAGCTGGTCGTGCAGGGCACGGCGTCACGCTCCTCGCGCGCCGAGTCCGACGAGGCGTATCGGCGGCGCTCGCCCTACCTCCAGCAGCTCGCGTGGCAGAACACTCCCGCTTTCGCGCAGCTGCCGCTCGCCGAACGGCGCGCACGCTGGGACGAGTTCCTGCGGGCGCACGGCGGTGCCGGCGACCCTTCCTTCACCCCGCCCGCGTCGTGGGCCGGATTCGCCGTCACGCCGCACCGCCTGGTGTTCTGGGTCTCGAACCCACTCGCCGCCAGCCGCCGCATCGCCTACACGCGCGACGCCGACAGCTGGATTCTCGCGGCGCTGCCCGGCTGA
- a CDS encoding creatininase family protein, producing MTAAFTPPFTPRSRHWADLSGPALTAALTERSIAVVPIGAIEHHGPHLPLRTDALVAEAIATAAVERVAADGIDAWVLPTISYAKSDEHHWAPGTVWLEGTTVLETLVDIGRSISMTPATTVVFVNGHGGNVMLLGWANRELRRRFGLRTFSMPATAAGAGDGLDGRPDEKGQGIHGGFSETSLVMHLAPHLVAPEMPARNIPEHIAGLTHIGFNRKPVMFGWTSDDFGPEGVIGDATGANAAHGKELYERGVDFVCEALAEIDGFVFG from the coding sequence ATGACCGCCGCGTTCACGCCTCCGTTCACCCCGAGATCCCGCCACTGGGCCGACCTGTCCGGGCCTGCGCTCACGGCGGCGCTCACGGAAAGGTCGATCGCCGTCGTGCCGATCGGCGCGATCGAGCACCACGGCCCGCATCTGCCTCTGCGCACCGACGCCCTCGTCGCCGAGGCGATCGCCACCGCCGCGGTCGAACGGGTCGCCGCCGACGGCATCGACGCGTGGGTGCTGCCGACGATCAGCTACGCCAAGTCCGACGAACACCACTGGGCGCCCGGCACCGTCTGGCTCGAAGGCACGACGGTGCTGGAGACGCTGGTCGACATCGGCCGCTCCATCTCGATGACACCGGCCACGACCGTCGTGTTCGTCAACGGACACGGCGGCAACGTGATGCTGCTCGGCTGGGCCAATCGCGAACTGCGCCGGCGTTTCGGCCTGCGCACGTTCTCGATGCCGGCGACCGCCGCCGGAGCCGGCGACGGTCTCGACGGCCGGCCCGACGAGAAGGGCCAGGGCATCCACGGCGGCTTCTCGGAGACCTCGCTGGTCATGCACCTCGCCCCTCACCTCGTCGCCCCCGAGATGCCGGCGCGGAACATCCCCGAACACATCGCGGGTCTCACCCACATCGGCTTCAACCGCAAGCCGGTGATGTTCGGCTGGACGAGCGACGACTTCGGCCCGGAAGGAGTGATCGGAGACGCGACCGGCGCGAACGCCGCGCACGGCAAGGAGCTCTACGAGCGCGGGGTCGACTTCGTGTGCGAAGCGCTCGCCGAGATCGACGGGTTCGTGTTCGGGTGA